A part of Desulfobacter sp. genomic DNA contains:
- a CDS encoding HDOD domain-containing protein → MAEKKSILEILKQYIEDQENFPVLNPDAARLQNEILKQEPDLDAVKKLIQTDPTLTGEILKVANSSYYQGLGEVATIKEAVLRLGRDELVNIIMQVLLKKNFTSALPAVKARQVRLWNHSVACAFAARWLVRHLNMETMLSKAFIAGLLHDIGKLCLLSAIEKIMSSKTDKVPLTPELMERILDSLHEEQGYALLTQWNLPEQYCRIAREHHTEKYDESDNLLAVVRLADMVTNKMSRNDPGEDLAFIMGSKEADILGIRETGVALLEIALEDAGLASKTA, encoded by the coding sequence ATGGCCGAAAAAAAATCCATATTGGAAATCCTGAAGCAATACATCGAAGACCAGGAAAATTTTCCCGTTCTCAATCCGGATGCGGCACGGCTTCAGAATGAAATCCTGAAGCAGGAGCCCGACCTGGACGCGGTGAAAAAATTGATCCAGACCGATCCCACCCTGACCGGAGAAATCCTCAAAGTCGCCAACTCCTCATATTACCAGGGGCTGGGTGAGGTGGCCACCATCAAGGAGGCGGTCCTGCGCCTGGGCCGGGATGAACTGGTCAACATCATCATGCAGGTGCTGCTCAAGAAAAATTTCACCTCCGCCCTGCCGGCGGTGAAAGCCCGGCAGGTCAGGCTGTGGAACCATTCCGTGGCCTGCGCCTTTGCCGCCCGCTGGCTGGTTCGGCATTTGAACATGGAGACCATGCTGTCCAAAGCCTTTATTGCCGGCCTGCTCCATGATATCGGAAAGCTCTGTCTCCTGTCGGCCATCGAAAAGATAATGTCCTCCAAGACGGATAAGGTGCCCCTGACCCCTGAACTGATGGAAAGAATTCTGGACAGCCTCCATGAGGAACAGGGATATGCCCTGCTGACCCAGTGGAACCTGCCGGAACAATACTGCCGCATCGCCCGGGAGCACCACACTGAAAAGTATGATGAATCCGACAACCTGCTTGCGGTGGTTCGCCTGGCCGATATGGTGACCAACAAAATGTCCCGCAACGACCCCGGGGAGGACCTGGCCTTTATCATGGGGTCCAAGGAGGCGGATATCCTGGGCATCCGGGAAACCGGGGTGGCCCTCCTTGAGATCGCTTTGGAAGATGCCGGCCTGGCATCCAAAACGGCATAA
- a CDS encoding penicillin acylase family protein, giving the protein MKRITVLLKPIGLIVLVLAIAAAGGAWLYLDRRKPVIQGELITPKVNQAVRIVRDQWGVPHIQARSGEDAYFALGFATAQDRLFQMELQRRLARGELAEILGPKLVDVDKKFRTLLLRRTAETYLAHSQNINPRALAFLDRFLAGINHFIDTAPLPVEFTLLGTRPRHFTRLDTVSMMGYVAYSFADGIKRDSLHTILASRLTQRDLDLVFPDYTQDNRVTVMEPEGVPRDGLAAASAPLSPPGPAAGAGPFEGFTPAFQALEEKALGISPPFTGSNSWVLAPSRSKNGHALLANDPHIGIANPGVWYEAHLSYPGYDNYGYHLPLLPFPMLAHNSTKAWAITMFENDDLDLYAETFAAGDPGRVQFKGQWAEVETLEETIKVKGGADVPLTIRITPHGPVISDFLPGYTGRPVSLSWVYHKMENPILDVAFDMGRAKTMAEFRSALSRLAAPGLNISYIDAGGNIGWWAAGRLPVRPAHMTGKEIHDGGSGRDEWAGFLPFEQNPQMENPENGMIITANNLSTMAPVGTGGILTGYFRPSDRAARIYQRLSRQEKWDMDGLKQIQTDTLLHSGRSMADAAIKVLELKKKEFSGPQALALEALQEWDGFMETDSRGGSVFQFTLYHILKQALEPAMGTENFTAYLNQVDHWNFLKQFFRTRQTIAGTSGLAGSTYEEIVLAGFKNGVNELVEKYGNTPDQWNWGAIHKIEFVHAIGKKKPMNLLFNIGPFPSPGEFTSINKLKSKVGRHDYRVSSLPSTRRLIDCNDPDNTWSILPTGNSGSPLSPFYDDQAQMFITGQYRKILTDRDRLARDHAGVLAIRPH; this is encoded by the coding sequence ATGAAGCGGATTACTGTTCTTCTCAAACCCATCGGACTGATTGTTCTTGTGCTTGCCATTGCTGCCGCAGGCGGTGCCTGGTTGTATCTGGACCGACGCAAACCCGTAATCCAGGGGGAGCTGATCACCCCCAAGGTAAACCAGGCCGTCCGGATTGTCAGGGACCAGTGGGGGGTGCCCCACATCCAGGCCCGTTCCGGGGAAGACGCCTATTTTGCATTAGGGTTTGCCACCGCCCAGGACCGGCTGTTCCAGATGGAACTCCAGCGGCGCCTGGCCCGGGGGGAACTGGCGGAGATACTGGGGCCTAAACTGGTGGATGTGGATAAAAAATTTCGAACCCTGCTCCTGCGCCGTACGGCCGAGACATACCTGGCACACAGCCAAAATATCAATCCCCGGGCCCTGGCATTTCTGGACAGGTTTCTGGCCGGGATCAACCATTTTATCGACACCGCCCCCCTGCCCGTTGAATTCACCCTGCTGGGCACGAGGCCCAGGCACTTTACCCGGCTGGACACCGTCTCCATGATGGGGTATGTGGCCTATTCCTTTGCCGACGGCATCAAACGGGATTCTTTGCATACCATCCTGGCATCCCGCCTGACCCAAAGAGACCTGGACCTGGTTTTTCCCGATTATACCCAGGACAACCGGGTGACGGTAATGGAGCCGGAGGGGGTGCCCCGGGACGGCCTGGCCGCCGCATCCGCCCCCCTCTCTCCCCCGGGCCCGGCTGCCGGTGCAGGCCCCTTTGAAGGATTCACCCCGGCATTCCAGGCCCTGGAGGAAAAAGCCCTGGGCATCTCTCCGCCCTTTACCGGCAGCAACTCCTGGGTCCTGGCCCCGTCCAGGAGCAAAAACGGCCACGCCCTCCTGGCCAACGATCCCCACATCGGCATTGCCAATCCCGGGGTCTGGTACGAGGCCCATCTCTCTTATCCCGGATATGATAACTACGGCTACCACCTGCCCCTGCTCCCCTTTCCCATGCTGGCCCACAACAGCACCAAGGCCTGGGCCATTACCATGTTTGAGAATGACGATCTGGACCTCTACGCCGAAACCTTTGCCGCAGGCGATCCCGGCCGGGTCCAATTCAAGGGGCAGTGGGCAGAGGTGGAGACCCTTGAAGAAACCATTAAAGTCAAGGGAGGGGCCGATGTGCCCCTGACCATCCGGATCACCCCCCACGGCCCGGTGATCTCGGACTTTCTGCCCGGTTACACCGGCCGCCCCGTCTCCCTTTCATGGGTCTACCACAAGATGGAGAATCCCATTCTGGATGTGGCCTTTGACATGGGCAGGGCAAAAACCATGGCCGAATTCAGATCCGCCCTCTCCCGGCTGGCGGCACCGGGGCTGAATATCTCCTATATCGACGCCGGCGGGAATATCGGCTGGTGGGCCGCCGGAAGGCTCCCCGTCCGCCCGGCCCATATGACCGGGAAAGAGATCCATGACGGCGGCTCGGGCCGGGACGAGTGGGCCGGATTCCTCCCCTTTGAACAAAATCCCCAGATGGAAAATCCGGAAAACGGCATGATTATCACGGCCAACAACCTGTCCACCATGGCACCCGTCGGGACCGGGGGCATTCTTACCGGTTATTTCAGGCCCTCGGACCGGGCCGCCCGGATATACCAACGCCTCTCCCGACAGGAAAAATGGGATATGGACGGGCTGAAACAGATCCAGACCGACACCCTGCTCCACTCGGGCCGGTCCATGGCCGACGCCGCCATCAAGGTTCTGGAACTGAAAAAGAAGGAATTTTCCGGGCCACAGGCCCTTGCACTGGAGGCCCTTCAGGAGTGGGACGGATTCATGGAAACGGACAGCAGGGGCGGTTCCGTATTCCAGTTCACCCTCTACCATATCCTCAAACAGGCCCTGGAACCTGCCATGGGTACGGAGAACTTCACGGCCTACCTGAACCAGGTGGACCATTGGAATTTTTTAAAACAATTTTTCAGGACCCGGCAAACCATTGCCGGGACATCAGGACTGGCCGGCAGCACCTATGAAGAGATTGTCCTGGCCGGATTTAAAAACGGGGTGAATGAACTGGTGGAAAAATACGGCAACACCCCGGACCAATGGAACTGGGGCGCCATCCATAAAATTGAATTCGTCCACGCCATCGGAAAAAAGAAGCCCATGAACCTTCTTTTCAATATCGGCCCCTTTCCAAGCCCCGGGGAATTCACCTCAATAAATAAACTGAAATCAAAGGTTGGACGCCACGACTACAGGGTATCTTCCCTGCCCTCCACCCGGCGGCTCATCGACTGCAATGATCCGGACAACACCTGGAGCATTCTCCCCACCGGCAACTCCGGCAGTCCCCTGAGCCCCTTTTACGACGACCAGGCCCAGATGTTCATCACCGGGCAATACAGGAAGATCCTCACGGACAGGGACCGGCTGGCCCGGGATCATGCCGGGGTACTGGCCATCCGGCCCCATTAA
- the tadA gene encoding Flp pilus assembly complex ATPase component TadA yields the protein MTDSELEGNKILSALVEAKVLTPEQARTAIRVLSKLSGGNTVIGILKELNYVTDSQLKEVLRSNRLSLRIGDLLVEFGYLSPEKLKAALDIQASKPGKQLGQIIVEHQFMGEQEFLEALSVQLGFPFVNLSVEEPDTALLNQAPLKWCRTNHFLPFRKRDDRVVVAFADPYSRNSISNAKKIYGENIEAAICSPGAIERYLEKFVSGRQAAQVIDENTAMGIVDKVIGDGIEQGASDIHIEPFKERLQVRFRIDGILVFHRDLPPESKAMVTARIKVMSRANIAEKRRHQDGRMSFDHKGNTYDLRVSFYASVFGEKVVLRILNRIDQIIPIEDIGMQPRMLDHYIRDVLGVPSGVLIITGPTGSGKTTTLYSSIKHIKKPELSIITAEDPVEYVVEGITQCSIDPDINLTYEETLRHVVRQDPDVIVIGEIRDNYSAEVAVQAALTGHKVLTSFHTEDSISGLIRLMNMNIEAFLISSTVVCVLSQRLLRRVCRHCARPHKPSPGELKMLNFIPQDIGRYEFKKGEGCRACNYTGYKGRVAVFEMLVLNEHVREAILNHRSTFEIRKVSMETTNLVTLMEDALVKAAAGITTLDEIFRCVPRLIPPRPIHEIQRLAGS from the coding sequence ATGACAGACAGCGAGCTGGAAGGCAATAAGATTCTCTCCGCCCTGGTTGAGGCCAAGGTGCTGACCCCTGAACAGGCCAGGACGGCCATTCGGGTGCTGTCAAAGCTCTCCGGCGGAAATACCGTCATCGGCATTCTCAAAGAGCTGAACTACGTAACCGACAGCCAGCTCAAGGAGGTATTAAGGTCCAACCGCCTTTCCCTGCGCATCGGCGATCTGCTGGTCGAGTTCGGATACCTCTCCCCTGAAAAGCTTAAGGCGGCCCTGGATATCCAGGCCTCAAAACCGGGAAAGCAGCTGGGGCAGATCATCGTCGAGCACCAGTTCATGGGGGAGCAGGAGTTTTTGGAGGCCCTGTCGGTCCAGCTCGGGTTCCCCTTTGTCAACCTTTCCGTGGAAGAGCCGGATACGGCGCTGTTGAACCAGGCCCCCCTGAAATGGTGCCGGACCAACCACTTTCTTCCCTTTCGGAAGCGGGATGACAGGGTGGTGGTGGCCTTTGCCGACCCCTACAGCCGGAACAGCATCAGCAATGCCAAAAAAATATACGGGGAGAATATAGAGGCGGCCATCTGTTCGCCCGGGGCCATTGAACGCTACCTGGAAAAATTTGTCAGCGGCAGGCAGGCCGCCCAGGTCATTGATGAAAATACGGCCATGGGCATTGTGGATAAGGTGATCGGAGACGGTATTGAACAGGGGGCCAGCGACATTCACATCGAGCCCTTTAAGGAGCGCCTCCAGGTCCGGTTCAGGATCGACGGTATCCTGGTGTTTCACCGGGATCTCCCCCCGGAGTCCAAGGCCATGGTGACGGCCAGGATCAAGGTGATGAGCCGGGCCAACATTGCTGAAAAACGCCGGCACCAGGATGGCCGGATGAGTTTTGACCATAAGGGCAACACCTATGACCTGCGGGTCTCCTTTTACGCATCGGTGTTCGGGGAAAAGGTGGTGCTGAGGATTCTCAACCGCATCGACCAGATCATCCCCATTGAAGACATCGGCATGCAGCCCAGGATGCTGGACCATTATATAAGGGATGTGCTGGGGGTGCCCAGCGGGGTGTTGATTATCACAGGCCCCACCGGTTCGGGAAAGACCACCACCCTCTACTCCAGCATCAAGCACATTAAAAAGCCCGAACTGAGCATTATCACGGCGGAGGATCCCGTGGAGTATGTGGTGGAGGGGATTACCCAGTGCTCCATTGATCCGGATATCAACCTCACCTATGAAGAGACCCTGCGCCATGTGGTCCGCCAGGACCCCGATGTCATCGTCATCGGTGAGATCCGGGACAATTATTCTGCCGAAGTCGCGGTGCAGGCGGCCCTCACCGGCCACAAGGTATTGACCTCATTTCATACCGAAGACAGCATCTCCGGGCTCATCCGGCTGATGAACATGAACATCGAGGCTTTTCTGATCTCTTCCACGGTGGTCTGTGTCCTGTCCCAGCGCCTGCTTAGGCGGGTCTGCCGCCATTGCGCCCGTCCCCACAAACCCTCTCCCGGGGAATTGAAGATGCTCAATTTCATCCCCCAGGATATCGGCCGTTACGAGTTCAAAAAGGGGGAGGGGTGCCGGGCCTGCAATTACACCGGATATAAGGGGCGGGTGGCGGTATTTGAAATGCTGGTGCTCAATGAGCACGTCAGGGAAGCCATCCTCAACCACCGGTCCACCTTTGAAATCCGGAAAGTCAGCATGGAAACCACCAATCTGGTCACCCTGATGGAGGACGCCCTGGTCAAGGCCGCCGCCGGCATCACCACCCTGGATGAGATTTTCCGCTGTGTGCCCCGGCTCATTCCGCCCCGGCCCATCCATGAAATTCAGCGGCTGGCGGGGAGTTAA